One region of Strigops habroptila isolate Jane chromosome 11, bStrHab1.2.pri, whole genome shotgun sequence genomic DNA includes:
- the CRYBB2 gene encoding beta-crystallin B2 isoform X2, producing MASEHQMPASKQQQGSSKIAIFEQENFQGRCHELSGACPNLKEAGVDKVGSILVHSGPWVGYEQAGCKGEQFVFEKGEYPRWDSWTNSRRSDSITSLRPIKVDSQEHKIVLYENPSFTGKKIEIIDDDVPSFHAHGYQEKVSSVRVQSGTWVGYQYPGYRGYQYLFEKGDYKDSSDFGAQHPQIQSVRRIRDMQWHQRGAYHPTN from the exons ATGGCTTCCGAGCACCAAATGCCAGcctccaagcagcagcaaggcagctCCAAG ATCGCCATCTTCGAGCAGGAGAACTTCCAGGGCCGCTGCCATGAGCTCAGCGGCGCCTGTCCCAACCTGAAGGAAGCTGGTGTGGACAAAGTGGGCTCCATCCTCGTGCACTCCGGACC CTGGGTGGGCTACGAGCAGGCAGGCTGCAAGGGGGAGCAGTTTGTGTTTGAGAAGGGGGAGTACCCCCGCTGGGACTCCTGGACCAACAGCCGGAGAAGCGACAGCATCACCTCCCTGCGCCCCATCAAAGTG GACAGCCAGGAGCACAAGATCGTGCTGTACGAGAACCCCAGCTTCACCGGCAAGAAGATCGAGATCATAGACGACGACGTGCCCAGCTTCCACGCGCACGGATACCAGGAGAAGGTCTCATCCGTGCGGGTGCAGAGCGGCAC gtgGGTGGGATACCAGTACCCTGGCTACAGGGGCTACCAGTACCTGTTTGAAAAGGGGGACTACAAGGACAGCTCAGATTTCGGTGCTCAGCACCCCCAGATCCAGTCGGTCAGGCGCATCCGGGACATGCAGTGGCACCAGCGCGGCGCCTACCACCCCACCAACTAG
- the CRYBB2 gene encoding beta-crystallin B2 isoform X1: MMASEHQMPASKQQQGSSKIAIFEQENFQGRCHELSGACPNLKEAGVDKVGSILVHSGPWVGYEQAGCKGEQFVFEKGEYPRWDSWTNSRRSDSITSLRPIKVVRAPRQPLPTRQTKDSQEHKIVLYENPSFTGKKIEIIDDDVPSFHAHGYQEKVSSVRVQSGTWVGYQYPGYRGYQYLFEKGDYKDSSDFGAQHPQIQSVRRIRDMQWHQRGAYHPTN, from the exons ATGATGGCTTCCGAGCACCAAATGCCAGcctccaagcagcagcaaggcagctCCAAG ATCGCCATCTTCGAGCAGGAGAACTTCCAGGGCCGCTGCCATGAGCTCAGCGGCGCCTGTCCCAACCTGAAGGAAGCTGGTGTGGACAAAGTGGGCTCCATCCTCGTGCACTCCGGACC CTGGGTGGGCTACGAGCAGGCAGGCTGCAAGGGGGAGCAGTTTGTGTTTGAGAAGGGGGAGTACCCCCGCTGGGACTCCTGGACCAACAGCCGGAGAAGCGACAGCATCACCTCCCTGCGCCCCATCAAAGTGGTGAGAGCACCCAGACAGCCACTACCCACCCGCCAGACCAAG GACAGCCAGGAGCACAAGATCGTGCTGTACGAGAACCCCAGCTTCACCGGCAAGAAGATCGAGATCATAGACGACGACGTGCCCAGCTTCCACGCGCACGGATACCAGGAGAAGGTCTCATCCGTGCGGGTGCAGAGCGGCAC gtgGGTGGGATACCAGTACCCTGGCTACAGGGGCTACCAGTACCTGTTTGAAAAGGGGGACTACAAGGACAGCTCAGATTTCGGTGCTCAGCACCCCCAGATCCAGTCGGTCAGGCGCATCCGGGACATGCAGTGGCACCAGCGCGGCGCCTACCACCCCACCAACTAG
- the CRYBB3 gene encoding beta-crystallin B3, whose product MTEQQSPPEQMATGEGAGERGGTYKVIIYELENFQGKKCELTEELPNIAEKELEKVGSIQVESGPWLGFERQAFAGEQFVLEKGDYPRWDSWSNSHNSDSLMSIRPLQIDSPDHKIHLFENAGYTGRKMEIVDDDVPSLWAHGFQDRVASVRALNGTWVGYEYPGYRGRQHVFEKGEYRHWNDWDANQPRIQSVRRVRDQQWHQRGSFEES is encoded by the exons ATGACCGAGCAGCAAAGTCCCCCCGAGCAGATGGCGACCGGGGAGGGTGCTGGTGAGCGAGGTGGCACTTACAAG GTCATCATCTACGAGCTGGAGAACTTCCAGGGGAAGAAGTGTGAGCTGACGGAGGAGCTCCCCAACATCGctgagaaggagctggagaaggtgGGCTCCATCCAGGTGGAGTCTGGACC GTGGCTGGGCTTCGAGCGCCAAGCCTTCGCCGGGGAGCAGTTTGTGCTGGAGAAGGGGGATTACCCGCGCTGGGACTCCTGGTCCAACAGCCACAACAGCGACAGCCTCATGTCCATCCGCCCCCTCCAGATC GACAGCCCCGACCACAAGATCCACCTCTTTGAGAATGCGGGATACACCGGGCGGAAGATGGAGATCGTGGATGATGACGTCCCCAGCCTCTGGGCCCACGGCTTCCAGGACCGTGTGGCCAGTGTCAGGGCCCTGAATGGAAC gtgGGTTGGCTACGAGTACCCCGGGTACCGGGGCCGGCAGCACGTCTTCGAGAAGGGCGAGTACCGGCACTGGAACGACTGGGACGCCAACCAGCCGCGCATCCAGTCCGTGCGCCGCGTGCGGGACCAGCAGTGGCACCAGCGCGGCAGCTTCGAGGAGAGCTGA